In Paractinoplanes brasiliensis, the following proteins share a genomic window:
- a CDS encoding IclR family transcriptional regulator domain-containing protein — MTDIGRGAGPDFIEALARGLDVLRSFRPGTPAMTLSEIAGRTGLARPTVRRILITLEALGYVRADGRGYALTPRVLDLGMAYVNALNMWDVARPHMERLVAHTNESTSMAQLDGHDIVYVARVAVPKIVTLAVTIGTRFPAPATSMGKVLLAALPADELAAVLAEPSRSGITPRWQPSAEELDTSLREVRAKGWALADQDLAPGVRSIATGVRGGDGRVVAAINVTVHAAETSLETLLDEHLPRLLRTAADIGHDWSLTAAVPAVTV; from the coding sequence ATGACCGACATCGGAAGGGGCGCCGGGCCCGATTTCATCGAGGCGCTGGCACGTGGCCTCGACGTCCTGCGCTCCTTCCGGCCGGGCACGCCGGCGATGACGCTCAGCGAGATCGCCGGCCGCACGGGGCTCGCGCGGCCCACCGTACGCCGCATCCTGATCACACTCGAGGCCCTGGGTTACGTACGGGCCGACGGCCGGGGGTACGCGCTCACGCCGCGGGTGCTCGATCTCGGGATGGCGTACGTGAACGCCCTGAACATGTGGGACGTGGCGCGGCCGCACATGGAGAGGCTGGTCGCCCACACCAACGAGTCGACGTCGATGGCGCAGCTCGACGGGCACGACATCGTCTACGTGGCCCGGGTCGCCGTTCCCAAGATCGTCACGCTGGCGGTCACGATCGGCACCCGGTTCCCGGCCCCGGCCACCTCGATGGGCAAGGTGCTGCTGGCCGCGCTGCCCGCCGACGAGCTGGCCGCCGTGCTGGCCGAGCCGTCCCGTTCCGGGATCACGCCGCGCTGGCAGCCGTCGGCCGAGGAACTCGACACGTCGCTGCGCGAGGTGCGGGCCAAGGGGTGGGCGCTGGCCGACCAGGATCTCGCGCCGGGCGTCAGGTCGATCGCCACCGGCGTGCGGGGTGGGGACGGGCGCGTGGTGGCCGCGATCAACGTGACCGTCCACGCCGCCGAGACGTCGCTCGAGACGCTGCTCGACGAGCACCTGCCCAGGCTGCTGCGCACCGCCGCCGACATCGGGCACGACTGGTCACTGACCGCGGCAGTCCCCGCCGTCACCGTCTGA
- a CDS encoding MarR family winged helix-turn-helix transcriptional regulator → MSSDTSHERVGREPEAPWLDRDETAAWMTLVAMVMTLPTAIDAQLKRDSGLNFFEYSILSSLSRPEEHAVQMTQLAHLAGGSLSRLSHAVSRLEKQGYVTRRSTSGSEGRCIEAVLTPVGYAALVAAAPGHVREARRLVFDNLTPAQVRQLQRVTHEIAAAASPESIKRIDAALNGSGEPDDVVAC, encoded by the coding sequence GTGAGCAGCGACACGTCACACGAGCGGGTGGGCCGGGAGCCCGAGGCCCCTTGGCTCGACAGAGATGAAACCGCGGCATGGATGACGCTGGTGGCGATGGTGATGACCCTGCCCACCGCCATCGACGCGCAGCTCAAACGCGACTCCGGTCTCAACTTCTTCGAGTACTCGATCCTGTCGTCGCTGTCGCGGCCCGAGGAGCACGCGGTGCAGATGACCCAGCTGGCGCATTTGGCCGGCGGTTCGCTGTCGCGGCTCTCGCACGCGGTGAGCCGGCTCGAAAAACAGGGATACGTGACACGTCGCAGCACCAGCGGCAGCGAGGGGAGATGCATCGAGGCCGTGCTCACCCCGGTGGGCTACGCCGCGCTGGTGGCGGCCGCGCCGGGCCACGTACGGGAGGCTCGTCGCCTGGTCTTCGACAACCTGACCCCGGCCCAGGTGCGTCAGCTGCAACGCGTCACCCACGAGATCGCCGCGGCGGCCTCGCCCGAGAGCATCAAGCGGATCGACGCGGCGCTCAACGGCTCCGGCGAGCCCGACGACGTCGTCGCCTGCTGA
- a CDS encoding FMN-dependent NADH-azoreductase codes for MTVLRIDSSIQGPASASSELADVAEAEWTAVRPGTAFIRRHLAASPLPAEAWATAVLAGFTPPEQWTAEQRAARELATRLASELRDAEAAILALPLYNWGVSQHVKTWMDLAMAGGEQGEKLLEGKPTIVLTTRGGGYGPGTPREGWDHNTAFLRRIIEDVWGAELVLIERELTLAAVTPAMAPFMEAADLMKKAAHEAATHAGRKLASR; via the coding sequence ATGACCGTTCTGCGCATCGACTCGAGCATCCAGGGCCCCGCCTCCGCCTCGAGCGAGCTGGCCGACGTGGCCGAGGCCGAGTGGACCGCCGTCCGCCCGGGCACCGCGTTCATCCGCCGGCACCTGGCCGCGTCGCCGTTGCCCGCCGAGGCCTGGGCCACCGCCGTGCTGGCCGGGTTCACGCCGCCCGAGCAGTGGACCGCCGAGCAGCGCGCCGCTCGTGAACTGGCCACCCGGCTGGCCTCCGAGCTGCGCGACGCCGAGGCCGCGATCCTGGCCCTCCCGCTCTACAACTGGGGCGTCTCGCAGCACGTCAAGACGTGGATGGACCTGGCCATGGCGGGTGGCGAGCAGGGCGAGAAGCTGCTCGAGGGCAAGCCCACGATCGTGCTGACCACGCGCGGTGGCGGCTACGGCCCGGGCACCCCGCGCGAGGGCTGGGACCACAACACCGCGTTCCTGCGCCGCATCATCGAAGACGTGTGGGGCGCCGAGCTCGTCCTGATCGAGCGCGAGCTGACCCTGGCCGCGGTCACCCCGGCGATGGCGCCGTTCATGGAGGCCGCCGATCTGATGAAGAAGGCCGCGCACGAGGCCGCTACGCACGCGGGTCGTAAGCTCGCGTCGCGCTGA
- a CDS encoding DUF4241 domain-containing protein gives METTLAAAYCEGWDNGLVNPLTQDAAEARDSAGEPYTVVLLAGGRLHTVLNISWTEGYCAVLRHNTAGHRIASHELRRAPEGDLFLRESTTWASPADDASARHRTMWQLGGRRRDEIEPEGSRGRPRTFANDGHTPPRLPLPAFGRWHALLDRASRVHTEACVAPYADGCALPHEPGDRHRITEAVPPDLPSRTSAERPWFPPRPLRPRSLPTLFRDGAERTAGDRRMRISTHPAGKLNLPSGRLVAADPSALEFDEEPFLMTVSPGTYPVTISLATFTDDPGHSRVAAARLDVSDRHPVRWELALRDGQDPLDLGYGEFFGFGVDAGIACFVDETNSARLSTEWESLHLQDPRFASVAAGDMIAWSSGWGDGAYPTWIGRDHENRITSFIADMLLFPGDDQARCRGGTAGQDRCRS, from the coding sequence ATGGAGACGACGTTGGCGGCGGCGTACTGCGAGGGCTGGGACAACGGGTTGGTCAACCCGCTGACCCAGGACGCGGCCGAGGCCCGCGACTCCGCCGGCGAGCCGTACACCGTTGTTCTGCTCGCCGGTGGGCGCTTACACACCGTGCTCAACATCTCGTGGACAGAGGGTTACTGCGCGGTACTCAGGCACAACACGGCGGGCCACCGGATCGCCTCCCACGAACTCCGCCGCGCCCCCGAGGGCGACCTGTTCCTGCGGGAGTCGACGACGTGGGCGAGCCCCGCAGACGACGCCTCGGCCCGCCACCGCACGATGTGGCAGCTCGGCGGCCGCCGCCGCGACGAGATCGAACCCGAGGGCAGCCGGGGCCGGCCCCGCACGTTCGCCAACGACGGCCACACCCCGCCCCGGCTGCCGCTGCCCGCCTTCGGCCGCTGGCACGCCCTGCTCGACCGGGCGTCACGGGTGCACACCGAAGCCTGCGTCGCGCCGTACGCCGACGGGTGCGCCCTGCCGCACGAGCCCGGCGACCGGCACCGCATCACCGAGGCCGTCCCGCCGGACCTGCCCTCGCGGACCTCCGCCGAACGCCCCTGGTTCCCGCCCCGCCCCTTGCGGCCGCGCTCCTTGCCCACCCTGTTCCGCGACGGCGCCGAACGTACGGCCGGCGACCGCCGCATGCGCATCTCCACCCACCCGGCCGGCAAACTCAACCTGCCCTCGGGCCGCCTCGTCGCCGCCGACCCGTCCGCCCTCGAATTCGACGAGGAACCGTTCCTGATGACGGTCTCGCCCGGGACCTACCCGGTCACGATCAGCCTGGCCACCTTCACCGACGACCCCGGTCACAGCCGGGTCGCCGCCGCCCGCCTCGACGTCAGCGACCGCCACCCGGTGCGCTGGGAACTGGCCCTGCGCGACGGCCAGGACCCGCTCGACCTCGGATACGGCGAGTTCTTCGGCTTCGGCGTGGACGCCGGCATCGCCTGCTTCGTCGACGAGACCAACAGCGCCCGCCTGAGCACCGAATGGGAATCGCTGCACCTGCAGGACCCCCGTTTCGCGTCGGTGGCCGCCGGCGACATGATCGCCTGGTCCAGCGGCTGGGGCGACGGCGCCTACCCGACATGGATCGGCCGCGACCACGAGAACCGCATAACCTCGTTCATCGCCGACATGCTGCTCTTCCCCGGCGACGATCAAGCCCGATGCCGTGGCGGAACGGCGGGTCAGGACCGATGTCGTAGCTGA
- the dnaJ gene encoding molecular chaperone DnaJ translates to MAKDYYGILGVSREATDDEIKRAYRKLARQYHPDVNPDPEAHEKFKDINAAYEVLSDDQKRQIVDLGGDPLAPGGGAGGGPGGAGGPFVGFQDIMDAFFGTAAGGNARGPRPRTRPGADAILRLELDLVETAFGVEAPITVDTAVLCTQCSGAGTAPGTHLATCDTCGGRGEVQSVQRTFLGQVVSSRPCATCQGHGTVIPHPCPTCAGDGRVRTRRSLTVKIPAGVEDGMRIRLAQQGEVGPGGGTPGDLYVEIHERPHDVYSRKGDDLHCRVTLPMTAAALGTRLTIKTLDSEEGIEVKAGTQPASTLRIRGKGVPHLRGQGRGDLFVHLDVKTPTKLTADQERMLRDFAKTRGEDVAELSKQGGFFSRMRDAFNGH, encoded by the coding sequence GTGGCCAAGGACTACTACGGCATTCTCGGCGTGAGCCGGGAAGCCACCGACGACGAGATCAAGCGCGCCTACCGCAAACTGGCCCGGCAGTACCACCCGGACGTCAACCCCGATCCGGAAGCGCACGAGAAGTTCAAGGACATCAACGCGGCCTACGAGGTCCTCTCCGACGATCAGAAGCGCCAGATCGTCGACCTCGGCGGCGACCCGCTCGCCCCCGGTGGCGGCGCGGGCGGCGGTCCCGGCGGCGCGGGCGGCCCGTTCGTCGGCTTCCAGGACATCATGGACGCGTTCTTCGGCACGGCGGCCGGCGGCAACGCCCGCGGCCCGCGCCCGCGCACCCGTCCCGGCGCCGACGCGATCCTGCGGCTCGAGCTCGACCTGGTCGAGACGGCGTTCGGGGTCGAGGCCCCGATCACCGTCGACACCGCGGTGCTGTGCACCCAGTGTTCCGGCGCCGGCACGGCCCCCGGCACCCACCTGGCCACCTGCGACACGTGCGGCGGCCGCGGCGAGGTGCAGAGCGTGCAGCGCACGTTCCTGGGTCAGGTCGTGTCGTCGCGCCCCTGCGCCACCTGCCAGGGTCACGGCACGGTCATCCCGCACCCCTGCCCGACCTGCGCCGGCGACGGCCGCGTCCGCACCCGGCGCTCGCTCACCGTCAAGATCCCGGCCGGGGTCGAGGACGGCATGCGCATCCGCCTGGCCCAGCAGGGCGAGGTCGGTCCCGGCGGCGGCACCCCCGGCGACCTCTACGTCGAGATCCACGAACGCCCGCACGACGTCTACTCGCGCAAGGGCGACGACCTGCACTGCCGCGTCACCCTGCCGATGACCGCGGCCGCGCTCGGCACCCGCCTGACGATCAAGACGCTCGACAGCGAGGAGGGCATCGAGGTCAAGGCCGGCACCCAACCCGCGTCGACGCTGCGCATCCGCGGCAAGGGCGTGCCCCACCTGCGCGGTCAGGGTCGCGGTGACCTGTTCGTGCACCTCGACGTCAAGACGCCGACCAAGCTCACCGCCGACCAGGAACGCATGCTGCGCGACTTCGCCAAGACCCGCGGCGAGGACGTGGCCGAGCTGAGCAAACAGGGCGGCTTCTTCAGCCGGATGCGAGACGCCTTCAACGGCCATTAG
- the hrcA gene encoding heat-inducible transcriptional repressor HrcA produces MSLDDRKLEVLRAIVEDYVETQEPVGSKSLVERHQLGVSPATVRNDMAVLEEEGYIRQPHTSAGRVPTDAGYRLFVDRLSKVKPLTPAERRAIERFLIGAVDLDDVVHRTVRLLAQLTRQVAVVQYPSLARSSVRHLELVPISTTRLMLVMITDTGRVEQRLVELPAPVPADDVTDLRRRVNEKLAGQKLADTPPLVQGLVDECGPDTRGTMTCLASVLLETLVERSEERLALAGTANLTRGGVLDFQGTLRPVLEALEEEVILLKLIGEVEPSTTRVRIGDENQIDNLRSASVVSTGYGPGTTIVGGLGVLGPTRMDYPGTIATVRAVARYVGDLLAQN; encoded by the coding sequence GTGAGTCTGGATGACCGCAAGCTCGAGGTGTTGCGGGCGATCGTCGAGGACTATGTCGAGACGCAGGAGCCGGTCGGCTCGAAATCGCTCGTCGAGCGGCACCAGCTGGGCGTGTCCCCGGCGACCGTGCGTAACGACATGGCGGTGCTGGAGGAAGAGGGCTACATCCGCCAGCCGCACACGAGTGCCGGCCGGGTGCCCACCGATGCCGGCTATCGGCTCTTCGTCGACCGGCTCTCCAAGGTCAAGCCGCTCACGCCGGCCGAGCGCCGGGCCATCGAGCGGTTCCTGATCGGCGCGGTCGACCTCGACGACGTCGTGCACCGCACGGTGCGCCTGCTCGCCCAGCTGACCCGTCAGGTCGCCGTCGTGCAGTATCCGTCGCTGGCCCGCTCGTCGGTGCGCCATCTGGAACTCGTGCCGATCTCGACCACGCGGCTCATGCTCGTGATGATCACCGACACCGGCCGCGTCGAGCAGCGCCTGGTCGAGTTGCCCGCCCCGGTGCCCGCCGACGACGTGACCGACCTGCGCCGCCGGGTGAACGAGAAACTGGCAGGTCAGAAGCTGGCCGACACGCCGCCGCTCGTGCAAGGTCTGGTCGACGAGTGCGGCCCCGACACCCGCGGGACCATGACTTGTCTGGCCTCCGTGCTGCTCGAGACGCTCGTCGAGCGCAGTGAGGAACGCCTCGCCTTGGCGGGCACGGCTAATCTGACACGTGGGGGTGTGCTGGACTTCCAGGGCACGCTGCGCCCCGTCCTCGAGGCCCTCGAGGAAGAGGTCATCCTGCTCAAGCTCATCGGCGAAGTGGAACCGAGCACGACCCGGGTCCGCATCGGCGACGAGAACCAGATCGACAACCTGCGGTCGGCGTCCGTGGTGAGCACAGGTTACGGCCCCGGGACGACGATCGTCGGGGGGCTCGGTGTGCTCGGCCCCACCCGGATGGATTACCCCGGCACCATCGCGACCGTGCGCGCAGTGGCACGCTACGTGGGCGACCTTTTGGCACAGAACTGA
- a CDS encoding DUF4870 domain-containing protein, giving the protein MTEPPRPPGEGNPYDPTTPFNPYAANDPVSGSTPPPPPPYGAPPPSSGGPSYGGPPPSSGGPGYGGPPPSSGGPGYGGPGYGGPPPPYGYQQPGYGAAPNQDDKTWIMIAHFGGALGALVGGGLSGWIVPLIAMLAKGNQSPAVRAEAVKALNFQIVWSVVTLIGWVTACAVIGFVIIPIAALIAIVFGVIAGVKASNNEPYNYPLSINLIK; this is encoded by the coding sequence ATGACTGAACCACCTCGCCCGCCCGGTGAAGGTAATCCGTACGATCCGACCACGCCGTTCAACCCTTATGCGGCTAACGACCCGGTCTCGGGTTCGACACCCCCTCCGCCGCCTCCCTATGGCGCCCCGCCGCCGTCGTCCGGTGGCCCGTCCTACGGTGGCCCGCCGCCGTCGTCGGGCGGTCCCGGTTACGGTGGCCCGCCGCCGTCGTCCGGTGGCCCCGGCTACGGCGGCCCAGGTTATGGCGGCCCGCCGCCTCCGTACGGCTACCAGCAGCCCGGTTACGGCGCCGCGCCCAACCAGGACGACAAGACCTGGATCATGATCGCCCACTTCGGCGGCGCGCTCGGCGCTCTCGTCGGCGGCGGCCTGTCCGGCTGGATCGTGCCGTTGATCGCCATGCTGGCCAAGGGCAACCAGTCCCCCGCCGTCCGGGCCGAGGCGGTCAAGGCCCTCAACTTCCAGATCGTGTGGTCGGTCGTCACGCTGATCGGCTGGGTCACCGCCTGCGCCGTCATCGGCTTCGTGATCATCCCGATCGCCGCGCTCATCGCCATCGTGTTCGGCGTCATCGCCGGCGTGAAGGCCAGCAACAACGAGCCGTACAACTACCCGCTCTCCATCAACCTGATCAAGTAG
- the hemW gene encoding radical SAM family heme chaperone HemW, with amino-acid sequence MAGALPDGEPVPADGSLPDEATARVGQNGFAVYVHVPFCASRCGYCDFNTYTASELGGGVSRETYADTVLQELKLARSVINPEKSGPWRGEAAGPGGAVDTVFFGGGTPTLLSADDLGRILEGIDRAWGLAADAEITTEANPESVDPDYLRRLRRHGFNRISLGMQSAAPGVLRILDRKHTAGRAPQAAVEAREAGFEHVNLDLIYGTPGETADDFARSLQTVIDSGVDHVSAYALIVEDGTRMAARMRRGEIPYPSDDVAADRYLAAEAALSEAGFQWYEVSNWATGDEARCRHNLLYWTGADWWGLGPGAHSHVGGVRWWNVKHPAAYAGRLLRGLSPGQGRELLSAEDRHVEDVMLRVRLREGIGLDRVDPVGAKQALANGLIDADAYEEGLLILTLRGRLLADAVIRDVV; translated from the coding sequence ATGGCCGGCGCACTTCCCGATGGTGAACCCGTACCCGCGGACGGGTCATTGCCCGACGAGGCGACGGCGCGGGTCGGACAAAACGGATTTGCCGTATACGTTCACGTGCCGTTCTGCGCCAGTCGATGCGGATACTGCGACTTCAACACCTATACGGCGAGCGAGCTGGGTGGGGGTGTCTCCCGGGAGACGTACGCCGATACCGTCCTCCAGGAGCTGAAGCTCGCCCGCAGCGTGATAAATCCCGAAAAATCGGGCCCATGGCGGGGTGAGGCGGCAGGCCCGGGTGGGGCTGTGGACACCGTGTTCTTCGGTGGGGGGACGCCCACGCTGCTGAGCGCGGATGATCTCGGGCGGATTCTTGAGGGCATCGACCGGGCGTGGGGGCTTGCGGCGGACGCCGAGATCACTACTGAGGCCAATCCTGAGTCCGTCGACCCGGACTATCTGCGGCGGCTGCGGCGGCACGGCTTCAACCGGATCTCGCTCGGCATGCAGTCGGCTGCGCCGGGCGTTCTTCGGATTCTGGATCGCAAGCACACGGCGGGGCGAGCCCCGCAGGCTGCCGTGGAGGCTCGCGAGGCCGGGTTCGAGCACGTCAACCTGGATTTGATCTACGGCACCCCGGGCGAGACCGCCGACGACTTCGCGCGGTCGTTGCAGACGGTGATCGACTCGGGGGTCGACCATGTGAGCGCGTACGCGTTGATCGTCGAGGACGGCACGCGGATGGCGGCCCGGATGCGGCGTGGCGAGATTCCGTACCCGTCGGACGATGTGGCCGCCGACCGCTACCTGGCCGCCGAGGCCGCTCTCAGTGAGGCCGGTTTCCAGTGGTACGAGGTGTCCAACTGGGCCACCGGCGACGAGGCCCGCTGCCGGCACAACCTGCTCTACTGGACCGGCGCCGACTGGTGGGGTCTCGGGCCGGGGGCGCACAGCCACGTCGGCGGGGTGCGCTGGTGGAACGTCAAGCATCCGGCGGCGTACGCGGGAAGGCTTTTGCGGGGTCTCTCGCCGGGGCAGGGGCGCGAGCTGCTCAGCGCCGAGGACAGGCACGTCGAGGACGTGATGCTGCGGGTGCGGCTGCGTGAGGGCATCGGGCTCGATCGGGTCGACCCGGTGGGCGCCAAGCAGGCTCTGGCCAACGGGCTGATCGACGCCGACGCGTACGAGGAAGGGCTTTTGATCCTGACGCTGCGGGGGCGGCTGCTGGCCGACGCCGTGATCAGGGACGTGGTCTGA
- a CDS encoding enoyl-CoA hydratase-related protein codes for MALVRTVTDAGVATLTLDSPANRNALSTPLMRELLDSLSEALTDTSVRVVVLSHTGKVFCSGADLKETAEARANGRVPAEMIADVLAALWEFPKPIVARIAGPARAGGLGLIAAADIAVCAREATFAFSEVRLGVIPAVISATVLPRLSPRAAAELYLTGDVFDGSRAAEIGLVSAAVPAEDLDDTVRRYCDSLVLGGPLALAGTKQLLRRTPIRGELAELARRSAGYFRSAEGREGMTALREKRPANWVPAAPASDG; via the coding sequence ATGGCTCTGGTCCGTACCGTCACCGACGCCGGGGTGGCCACCCTGACCCTGGACTCCCCGGCGAACCGCAACGCCCTTTCCACTCCCCTGATGCGCGAGCTGCTCGACTCCTTGAGCGAGGCGCTCACCGACACCTCCGTACGCGTGGTCGTCCTCTCCCACACCGGCAAGGTCTTCTGCTCGGGCGCCGACCTCAAGGAGACCGCCGAGGCCCGCGCCAACGGTCGTGTCCCGGCCGAGATGATCGCCGACGTGCTCGCCGCGCTCTGGGAGTTTCCCAAGCCGATCGTCGCGCGGATAGCCGGCCCGGCCCGCGCGGGCGGTCTCGGCCTGATCGCGGCCGCCGACATCGCCGTCTGCGCTCGCGAGGCCACGTTCGCCTTCTCCGAGGTACGCCTGGGCGTGATCCCGGCCGTGATCAGCGCGACCGTCCTGCCCCGGCTGTCCCCCCGCGCCGCCGCCGAGCTCTACCTCACCGGCGACGTCTTCGACGGTTCCCGCGCGGCCGAGATCGGGCTGGTCAGCGCGGCCGTGCCGGCGGAAGACCTGGACGACACCGTACGCCGGTACTGCGACAGCCTCGTGCTGGGCGGCCCGCTGGCCCTGGCCGGAACGAAACAACTTCTTCGCCGTACGCCGATCCGGGGCGAGCTGGCCGAGCTGGCCCGGCGCTCGGCTGGTTACTTCCGTTCCGCCGAGGGCCGCGAGGGCATGACGGCGCTGCGCGAGAAGCGGCCCGCGAACTGGGTTCCGGCCGCCCCGGCATCGGACGGGTGA
- a CDS encoding PAS domain-containing protein has protein sequence MSRAIEWILLGAGSCTAIIVGLRRHRPARVMPWLLLAGAIAALAIGDVFFAFDEMAVATGFYLAMFVLVAGALLQFTQGGSVIVDRARLIDMLAFACAALLVVWVFVIGDNTFLGEVSPSDVIGSLLLIAVAARLTLAVPRNVSAMLLLVGSIGLLSGDVLYPLFPGEAAETGFRVLYVTWGLAALHPSMVRLTQPMTPRTTGWHGRWAALLGASVATPPAVLLIEALQGEVNDGVPIAIAGAITLTLTITRLADSATLNSRALARERGLRGASTALVSAADVSAVDEALRNAVAALLPRDAVRRVVFAPDDRHLAAEHLPPPPPGRRRTWWVDNGDTSAVEPSAPLPGASLPTADGPGHPSADAVAKPDSATPPRPSRTRLTHRLREWLRTSSAAGTGEQATLVCPLWLEPLAVARPSGGALVLTGRRDALSAAHDALEVLAGQAAMALDRISLVEAVGRRDSDLYLRTVISNTADLMLVLDEDQRIRYASPALHELLGDDELSPLATLEDLVHPDDRGQIRRAFTTGGDGTMFCALRRPDHSQVLVEATYRDLRGDRLVQGFVVTMRNAAEPRNTLDNTPHREQLDLLPAWINRRSAQHKFRY, from the coding sequence GTGTCAAGGGCGATCGAGTGGATACTCCTGGGTGCCGGCAGCTGTACGGCGATCATCGTGGGCCTGCGCCGGCATCGCCCCGCACGGGTCATGCCGTGGCTGCTGCTGGCGGGCGCGATCGCCGCCCTGGCGATAGGTGACGTTTTCTTCGCATTTGACGAGATGGCCGTCGCGACCGGGTTCTACCTCGCGATGTTCGTGCTCGTCGCGGGCGCGTTACTGCAGTTCACCCAGGGTGGCTCGGTCATCGTCGACCGGGCCCGGCTGATCGACATGCTGGCCTTCGCCTGCGCCGCGCTGCTCGTGGTGTGGGTGTTCGTGATCGGCGACAACACCTTCCTGGGCGAGGTCTCGCCGTCCGACGTGATCGGCTCGCTGCTGCTCATCGCCGTCGCGGCCCGGCTCACCCTGGCCGTGCCGCGCAACGTCTCGGCGATGCTGCTGCTGGTCGGCTCGATCGGGTTGCTGAGCGGTGACGTGCTGTACCCGTTGTTCCCCGGTGAGGCCGCCGAAACAGGGTTCCGTGTGCTCTACGTGACCTGGGGCCTGGCCGCGCTCCACCCGTCCATGGTCCGCTTGACCCAGCCGATGACCCCGCGCACCACCGGCTGGCACGGTCGCTGGGCAGCCCTGCTCGGCGCGTCGGTCGCCACCCCGCCGGCAGTCCTGCTGATCGAGGCGTTGCAGGGCGAGGTCAACGACGGCGTCCCGATCGCCATCGCCGGCGCCATCACCCTGACCCTCACCATCACCCGCCTGGCCGACTCGGCCACCCTCAACAGCCGCGCCCTGGCTCGTGAACGAGGCCTCCGCGGCGCCAGCACAGCCCTGGTCTCCGCGGCCGACGTCTCCGCCGTCGACGAGGCCCTCCGCAACGCCGTGGCCGCCCTGCTGCCCCGTGACGCCGTCCGCCGTGTGGTCTTCGCCCCCGACGACCGCCACCTGGCCGCCGAGCACCTCCCCCCACCCCCGCCCGGCCGCCGCCGCACCTGGTGGGTCGACAACGGCGACACCTCAGCCGTCGAGCCGTCCGCCCCGCTCCCCGGCGCCTCGCTTCCCACCGCCGACGGCCCGGGTCACCCCTCGGCAGACGCCGTCGCCAAGCCGGACAGCGCCACGCCTCCCCGTCCCAGCCGCACTCGGCTGACGCACCGCCTGCGCGAGTGGCTCCGAACGAGTTCCGCCGCGGGCACCGGCGAGCAGGCCACGCTCGTCTGCCCGCTCTGGCTCGAGCCGCTGGCCGTGGCCCGCCCGAGCGGCGGCGCGCTGGTGCTGACCGGCCGCCGGGACGCCCTCTCCGCCGCCCACGACGCCCTCGAAGTGCTCGCCGGGCAGGCCGCCATGGCCCTCGACCGGATCAGCCTGGTCGAGGCGGTCGGCCGCCGTGACAGCGACCTCTATCTGCGCACCGTCATCAGCAACACCGCCGACCTGATGCTGGTGCTCGACGAGGACCAGCGCATCCGGTACGCCAGCCCGGCCCTGCACGAGCTGCTCGGCGACGACGAACTCTCCCCCCTGGCCACCCTCGAAGACCTGGTGCACCCCGACGACCGCGGCCAGATCCGCCGCGCCTTCACCACCGGCGGCGACGGCACCATGTTCTGCGCCCTCCGCCGCCCCGACCACAGCCAGGTCCTGGTCGAAGCCACCTACCGCGACCTGCGTGGCGACCGCCTGGTGCAGGGTTTCGTCGTAACGATGCGCAACGCGGCCGAGCCCCGGAACACCCTCGACAACACCCCCCACCGCGAACAGCTCGACCTGCTCCCAGCGTGGATCAATCGCCGCAGCGCCCAGCACAAGTTCCGCTACTGA
- a CDS encoding GlsB/YeaQ/YmgE family stress response membrane protein: MTVTGIITALIVGLIIGALGRLVVPGKQNIPVWLTLVIGVVAALLGTVLARATGVADTRGVDWIELLFQVVLAAIGVALVAGYGSRRRIHR, translated from the coding sequence ATGACTGTCACCGGCATCATCACCGCCCTCATCGTCGGTCTCATCATCGGCGCCCTGGGCCGCCTGGTCGTACCGGGCAAGCAGAACATCCCGGTCTGGCTGACCCTGGTCATCGGTGTCGTCGCGGCGCTGCTCGGCACCGTCCTGGCCCGCGCCACCGGCGTCGCCGACACCCGCGGTGTCGACTGGATCGAGCTGCTGTTCCAGGTCGTGCTGGCCGCGATCGGTGTGGCCCTGGTCGCCGGCTACGGCAGCCGTCGCCGCATCCACCGCTGA